From the Psychrobacillus sp. FSL K6-4046 genome, one window contains:
- a CDS encoding cation-translocating P-type ATPase, with the protein MNITAYYQKSVQEVMKEFDVTQQGLSDYEVRQRHKENGFNELEEGKRKNAIQVFLEQFNDFLVIILIVAAAISAFLGELESSIVIVIVIVLNAVLGTVQHIKAEKSLDSLKEMAAPIAKVLRNGEVIKIPSREVVVGDVLYLEVGDYICADGRMMESYRLQVNESSLTGESEAIDKIEALIDKEELAIGDKRNMVFSGSFVTNGRGRAIVTSIGMATEIGKIANLLQNAKEKKTPLQMNLDHFGKRLAIGIIIICLIILGLDILRGRELVDSFMFAVSLAVAAIPEALSSIVTIVLAFGTQKMAKENAIIRKLRAAESLGSISVICTDKTGTLTQNKMTVQHMYVNEQTLKADRANINNALHKNLMSMALLCNDSISTEEKEIGDPTEIALLNWSKLYNFDEGNVRQQYFRVGEMPFDSNRKLMSTIHRINNRYMMITKGAVDELLSRIVRMETSTGISPINIGQIERIKQANHHFSSQGLRILAFAYKEVDSPIVNMEMEQDLTFIGLVAMVDPLRPETKQAVEDCIAAGIKPVMITGDHKTTATAIAKEIGIVEGPDEVMEGKEIEKLSDIELQDIVENVSVYARVSPEHKIRIVEAWQEKGHVVAMTGDGVNDGPALKQADIGVAMGITGTEVAKDASAMILTDDNFSTIVKAVSNGRSIYTNITNSIMFLLSGNTGAILVVLYATILALPAPFLPVHLLFINLLTDSLPAIAIGLEPHNKKVMKEKPRDIKEPLLNKKFAIQVGLEGFLIAAVTIIAFQIGLATGDTMVATTMAFATLCLSRLFHGFNCRSKESIFKIGLFSNITVWIAFLIGVILLNLVLIFELFDVAAISRSQLAMIYGLAFVPFIVIQIDRFFLAKK; encoded by the coding sequence ATGAATATCACAGCATACTACCAAAAATCAGTTCAAGAAGTGATGAAAGAGTTTGACGTTACTCAACAAGGGTTATCAGATTATGAAGTACGACAAAGACATAAAGAGAATGGCTTCAATGAATTAGAGGAAGGTAAAAGGAAAAATGCCATACAAGTATTTTTAGAGCAGTTTAATGATTTTCTAGTCATCATTTTAATAGTTGCTGCTGCTATTTCTGCTTTTTTAGGAGAATTAGAAAGTTCAATAGTTATTGTAATAGTAATTGTATTAAATGCAGTTTTAGGGACGGTACAACATATTAAAGCGGAAAAATCATTAGATAGCTTAAAAGAAATGGCCGCTCCTATAGCTAAGGTGCTGAGGAATGGAGAAGTTATAAAAATTCCATCCCGAGAGGTAGTGGTGGGAGACGTTCTCTATTTAGAAGTGGGAGATTATATTTGTGCAGATGGAAGAATGATGGAAAGCTATAGATTACAAGTAAATGAGAGTTCATTGACAGGTGAATCCGAAGCAATAGACAAAATTGAAGCTTTAATTGATAAAGAGGAGCTAGCAATTGGTGATAAGCGTAATATGGTCTTTTCAGGAAGTTTTGTTACGAATGGTAGAGGACGAGCTATAGTAACGTCCATTGGTATGGCGACTGAAATAGGCAAAATAGCTAATCTGTTACAAAATGCAAAAGAAAAGAAAACCCCCTTACAAATGAATTTGGATCACTTTGGAAAGAGATTGGCTATTGGCATTATCATTATATGCCTAATTATTTTGGGACTAGACATTCTTAGAGGCCGAGAGCTAGTAGATTCTTTCATGTTTGCGGTATCCTTAGCGGTAGCTGCTATTCCGGAAGCACTAAGTTCAATCGTCACCATAGTACTTGCATTTGGTACACAGAAAATGGCAAAAGAAAATGCTATTATTCGAAAATTACGAGCAGCTGAAAGTTTAGGGAGTATCTCTGTCATTTGCACTGACAAAACTGGAACGCTTACACAAAATAAAATGACAGTCCAGCATATGTACGTAAATGAGCAAACTCTAAAAGCTGACAGAGCTAATATCAACAACGCACTCCATAAAAATTTAATGAGCATGGCGTTGCTTTGTAATGATTCGATAAGTACTGAAGAAAAAGAAATTGGAGATCCAACAGAAATTGCCCTTTTGAATTGGAGTAAACTGTATAATTTTGATGAAGGGAACGTACGCCAACAATATTTCCGTGTAGGAGAAATGCCATTTGATTCTAATCGCAAGCTAATGAGTACGATTCATCGAATAAATAATCGATATATGATGATTACAAAAGGAGCAGTGGATGAGCTATTATCCCGAATAGTAAGAATGGAAACATCTACAGGCATTTCACCTATTAACATTGGGCAAATCGAAAGGATAAAACAAGCAAACCACCATTTTTCAAGCCAAGGTCTAAGAATCCTTGCGTTTGCTTATAAAGAAGTAGATTCCCCGATAGTAAACATGGAAATGGAGCAGGATCTCACGTTCATTGGATTAGTAGCTATGGTGGATCCCTTAAGACCAGAAACTAAACAAGCGGTAGAAGATTGTATTGCTGCAGGTATTAAGCCTGTTATGATTACTGGAGATCATAAGACTACCGCCACTGCTATAGCGAAAGAAATAGGGATAGTAGAAGGTCCTGATGAAGTGATGGAAGGGAAGGAAATAGAAAAATTATCGGATATAGAATTACAAGACATAGTCGAGAATGTCTCTGTATATGCACGAGTATCGCCTGAGCATAAAATTCGTATAGTAGAAGCTTGGCAAGAAAAAGGTCACGTTGTAGCGATGACTGGTGACGGTGTAAATGATGGTCCAGCATTGAAGCAAGCGGACATAGGGGTTGCAATGGGCATTACAGGTACAGAAGTTGCAAAGGATGCCTCTGCTATGATCTTGACTGATGATAATTTTTCAACCATAGTCAAAGCAGTTTCCAATGGGCGAAGTATTTACACGAACATTACCAATTCCATTATGTTTTTGCTATCTGGTAACACTGGGGCTATCCTAGTTGTACTTTATGCAACCATTCTTGCTTTACCTGCTCCCTTTTTACCGGTTCATCTATTATTTATAAACTTGCTGACGGATAGTTTACCTGCCATTGCAATTGGTTTAGAGCCACACAATAAAAAAGTAATGAAAGAAAAGCCAAGGGACATTAAGGAACCGCTTCTTAATAAGAAGTTTGCTATACAGGTTGGATTGGAAGGCTTCCTCATCGCAGCAGTAACAATTATCGCCTTTCAAATAGGTTTGGCGACTGGCGATACAATGGTCGCGACTACTATGGCGTTTGCAACCTTATGCTTGTCACGATTATTTCATGGCTTCAATTGCCGATCAAAAGAGTCCATATTTAAAATTGGATTGTTTTCGAATATAACTGTTTGGATAGCTTTTCTAATTGGTGTCATTCTTTTGAACCTAGTTTTGATATTCGAGCTGTTTGATGTTGCCGCAATTAGTCGCTCTCAACTAGCGATGATCTATGGATTGGCTTTCGTACCATTTATAGTTATTCAAATAGATAGATTTTTCCTTGCTAAAAAATAA
- the metG gene encoding methionine--tRNA ligase — protein MAKKLNEEKGRIKMNIFIGGAWPYANGSLHLGHIAALLPGDILARYYRQKGEEVLYVSGSDCNGTPISIRANSEGVTTKEIADRYHNEFKETFNRLGFSYDMYTRTDSDHHHKVVRQIFLELWKNGYIYEKEIEQIYCESDNQFLPDRYVEGSCPNCGSRARGDQCDACSLILDPMDLTNRSCKLCGNEPTVKATKHLYFQLSSFQEQLENYLTSAKANHAWRENAVHLTERYLNEGLRDRAASRDLPNGVSIPIEGYEEKKVYVWIEAVSGYYSASKEWATLNQTDEKEFWNEQTISYYVHGKDNIPFHTVIWPAILKGIRQETLPTHIISNEYLTLEKRKFSTSQKWAVWAPYFVEKYHPDSLRYFLTSNAPENRDSDFSWREFIHSHNGELLGAYGNFINRTLKFIEKSFEGTIPDRAINTEIEESTLNLYSVVGQLIEGGHFKLAIDSIFSYIREANRFFDVQKPWIQVKEDRESCLDTLASCVYIIGNVAQLLSPFLPFSSEEVRKILKLEEFHWKPIKVKVDNISNIQPLFARIDPSTIQEEIDYLEKQLKNVYDKGLG, from the coding sequence TTGGCTAAAAAACTTAATGAAGAAAAGGGGAGAATTAAAATGAACATTTTTATCGGAGGGGCATGGCCATATGCTAATGGATCCTTACATTTGGGTCACATTGCTGCCTTATTACCAGGCGACATTTTGGCGAGATATTATAGACAAAAGGGAGAGGAAGTATTGTATGTCTCTGGTAGCGACTGTAACGGTACTCCCATATCCATACGTGCTAATTCTGAAGGCGTTACAACGAAAGAAATAGCGGATAGATATCATAACGAGTTTAAAGAAACCTTTAATCGTCTGGGCTTTAGTTATGATATGTATACACGAACTGATAGTGATCATCATCATAAAGTGGTTAGGCAAATCTTTTTAGAGCTATGGAAGAATGGTTATATTTACGAAAAGGAAATTGAGCAAATCTATTGTGAGTCAGATAATCAGTTTTTACCTGACAGGTATGTGGAGGGGAGTTGCCCAAATTGCGGAAGCCGCGCAAGAGGGGACCAGTGTGATGCCTGCTCATTGATTTTAGACCCTATGGACTTAACGAATAGAAGCTGCAAGCTATGTGGAAATGAGCCGACAGTTAAAGCTACAAAGCATTTATATTTTCAACTAAGCAGCTTTCAGGAGCAGCTAGAGAATTATCTTACGTCTGCAAAAGCAAATCATGCGTGGCGAGAAAATGCAGTTCACCTGACCGAGCGATATTTAAATGAAGGCCTTCGAGATCGAGCGGCTTCAAGGGATCTGCCAAATGGGGTAAGTATACCTATCGAAGGATACGAGGAAAAGAAAGTGTATGTATGGATAGAGGCTGTTTCCGGTTATTACTCAGCGAGTAAGGAATGGGCGACTCTTAACCAAACGGATGAAAAAGAATTTTGGAATGAACAAACCATTTCCTATTATGTACATGGTAAAGATAACATCCCATTCCATACTGTTATATGGCCAGCGATACTTAAAGGTATTCGTCAAGAAACACTTCCAACTCATATCATTTCCAACGAGTATTTAACGTTGGAAAAGAGAAAATTTTCGACTAGTCAAAAATGGGCAGTATGGGCTCCTTATTTTGTAGAGAAATATCATCCTGACTCCTTAAGATACTTTCTAACAAGCAATGCCCCCGAAAATAGAGACTCTGATTTTTCGTGGAGAGAATTTATTCACAGCCATAATGGGGAGCTACTCGGAGCATATGGAAACTTTATCAATCGCACATTAAAATTCATTGAAAAGTCCTTTGAAGGAACAATTCCTGATCGAGCAATAAATACAGAAATAGAAGAATCCACTTTAAACTTATACAGTGTGGTTGGTCAATTAATCGAAGGGGGTCATTTTAAATTAGCAATAGATTCTATCTTTTCATATATTCGTGAAGCGAATAGATTTTTTGACGTGCAAAAGCCGTGGATACAAGTAAAGGAAGATAGGGAAAGCTGCCTGGATACACTGGCAAGTTGCGTTTATATCATTGGAAATGTTGCTCAACTATTATCACCGTTCCTTCCTTTCTCAAGTGAGGAAGTACGAAAAATATTAAAATTAGAAGAATTTCATTGGAAGCCAATAAAAGTAAAAGTAGATAACATAAGCAATATACAACCACTATTTGCAAGAATAGATCCTAGTACAATTCAAGAGGAAATTGATTATCTGGAAAAACAGTTAAAAAATGTATATGATAAAGGGTTGGGTTAA
- a CDS encoding DinB family protein, translating into MYRKTEDFIQEWAMSADGTVNVFKAMTDDKLNQAIAENHNTLGWLAWHLTTAPIFLAKLAKIDLPSVGNPKEVPGSVDTIVSSYETMADAFKEAAASLTDADLVEQVPAFGTSIPRGQILRKIIDHQTHHRGQMTVLLRQAGLEVPGVMGPTKEQQM; encoded by the coding sequence ATGTATCGTAAAACAGAAGATTTTATACAAGAATGGGCGATGTCAGCTGATGGTACAGTTAACGTTTTTAAAGCAATGACAGATGATAAGCTGAACCAAGCAATTGCAGAAAACCATAATACACTAGGATGGTTAGCTTGGCATTTAACGACAGCACCCATTTTTCTAGCTAAGCTAGCAAAAATTGACCTACCATCTGTTGGGAACCCTAAGGAAGTACCTGGATCAGTTGACACAATTGTCTCTTCTTATGAAACAATGGCAGATGCTTTTAAAGAGGCTGCAGCATCTCTAACGGATGCAGATTTGGTAGAGCAAGTACCTGCGTTTGGCACTTCTATTCCACGTGGTCAAATATTACGAAAAATCATAGATCATCAAACACATCATCGTGGTCAAATGACCGTTTTACTTCGCCAAGCAGGATTAGAGGTACCCGGAGTTATGGGACCTACAAAAGAACAACAGATGTAA
- a CDS encoding DUF2785 domain-containing protein: MQLKTILREWQNEKGDLDNLEEVIKEMLINIGSVDGELRDSLIYSTFYQLIENNKLSDSLMVKILEICLSEEYLFKGIGEQDTDTVFTRSFSSLVIALIVEKDKTKEFLDKQQLEEVYKKTTTYLQSEKDVRGYVEGKGWAHSIAHGADLFESIISHPSNDILHAEEWLNVIKACIWRDTVLQDDEDERLIFAVEAMIEKGLPEEMLVEWVHNFESLLEARLKEQNRIVFYKYRSNVMNFLKSLYFRLTYLDQNIHTQHQIKKTLKNLHEAMYKRE; this comes from the coding sequence ATGCAGTTAAAAACAATATTAAGAGAATGGCAAAATGAAAAAGGAGATTTGGATAATTTAGAGGAAGTTATAAAAGAAATGCTTATTAATATAGGCTCAGTGGATGGAGAGCTAAGAGATAGCTTAATTTACTCTACTTTTTACCAGCTTATAGAAAATAACAAATTGTCAGATTCCCTTATGGTAAAAATACTAGAAATTTGTTTATCAGAAGAATATTTATTTAAAGGCATAGGTGAACAGGACACGGATACTGTGTTTACTAGATCCTTCTCATCTCTAGTCATTGCTTTGATTGTAGAAAAGGATAAAACAAAAGAATTTTTAGATAAGCAGCAATTAGAAGAAGTCTATAAAAAAACGACAACATACTTACAATCAGAAAAAGATGTGAGAGGTTATGTAGAAGGGAAGGGCTGGGCTCATAGTATTGCGCATGGCGCAGATCTCTTTGAATCTATTATTAGTCATCCTTCCAACGACATATTACACGCTGAAGAATGGCTAAACGTTATAAAAGCTTGTATTTGGAGGGATACTGTTCTCCAGGACGATGAGGATGAACGATTAATCTTTGCAGTGGAAGCAATGATTGAAAAAGGTTTACCGGAGGAAATGCTTGTAGAGTGGGTACATAACTTTGAGAGTTTATTGGAAGCAAGATTAAAAGAACAGAATCGCATAGTCTTTTACAAATATCGATCTAATGTTATGAACTTCTTAAAATCTCTTTATTTTCGTTTAACATATCTCGATCAAAATATACATACGCAGCATCAAATCAAAAAAACATTGAAAAATTTACATGAAGCTATGTACAAGAGAGAGTAA
- a CDS encoding NUDIX domain-containing protein, protein MTHQTTVVWGQHPVRLKWQRSKLIGNKDTVTSVHGCCFHEGKILLVKVKKRGFNLPGGHIEGNETPEEALHREVFEEGSVKGKATYIGAIEVNHEENPYFDPNGKYPIIGYQLFYRLDIEECHTFQRKHETTTRIWMEPEEVPYVIDDHDIIHSIIEEAKMVKSVD, encoded by the coding sequence ATGACTCATCAAACTACAGTCGTATGGGGGCAACATCCCGTAAGGTTAAAGTGGCAGCGTTCCAAATTAATAGGAAACAAAGACACAGTAACAAGTGTACACGGATGCTGCTTTCACGAAGGAAAAATATTATTAGTTAAAGTGAAAAAGAGGGGATTTAATCTACCTGGAGGGCATATAGAAGGAAATGAAACTCCAGAAGAAGCATTACATCGAGAGGTCTTCGAAGAGGGCTCTGTAAAAGGTAAAGCTACTTATATAGGGGCTATTGAGGTAAATCATGAAGAAAATCCTTACTTTGACCCAAATGGAAAGTATCCTATAATTGGTTATCAATTATTCTATCGGCTGGATATAGAAGAATGCCATACCTTTCAGCGGAAACACGAAACGACCACACGTATTTGGATGGAACCTGAAGAAGTTCCTTATGTTATTGATGATCATGATATAATTCATTCTATTATCGAAGAAGCAAAGATGGTTAAGTCTGTAGACTAA
- a CDS encoding HAMP domain-containing sensor histidine kinase produces the protein MLQTFLINILFITLPVLLFVIFIDNYKGKKNLFYYIFSSIVSMFLCMIYPIRLELGFTVDLRYIPFITLALYGGYKQLFPLYITLNIVRFFVGGEGIFQSFIFSTLAFIIIPLVHKKFISLAPKNRIITGIIVVLVNGLTYLISLSTYFETLTLEYWNVVGYVIITYAVIMLFNMIMIEKILSNIKQRDNFLRSERLHVMSELSACVSHEIRNPLTVTNGFLQLLSVSKDITPNDKVYIEYSLKELNRAESILNDYLAFAKPQSVHMVHSTMEEELVYVKNIMMPFAKFNEVEIILEFQNTAKIKFDSNQMKQCIINLIKNGVEAMKGKGGILLVQAVQLGKHLVITIKDQGIGMSSEEISQLGKPYYSNKKEGTGLGMLMVYGTISKLKGNVEVKSKKGKGTTFTLTIPV, from the coding sequence TTGCTGCAAACATTTTTGATCAATATATTATTTATAACTTTACCTGTTCTGCTATTTGTTATCTTTATAGATAACTATAAGGGTAAAAAAAATTTATTTTATTATATATTTTCTTCTATTGTTTCTATGTTTTTGTGTATGATTTATCCAATAAGGTTAGAATTAGGTTTTACAGTAGATTTAAGATATATTCCGTTTATTACTCTGGCTTTATATGGCGGCTATAAGCAACTGTTCCCTTTATACATTACGTTAAATATTGTACGTTTCTTTGTTGGTGGAGAGGGAATTTTTCAGTCGTTTATTTTTTCAACATTGGCTTTTATTATTATTCCACTGGTGCATAAAAAGTTTATTAGCCTAGCTCCTAAAAACAGAATAATTACAGGTATAATAGTAGTATTAGTAAACGGTTTGACTTACTTAATTTCGTTATCCACCTATTTTGAAACACTGACGTTAGAATATTGGAATGTTGTTGGTTACGTTATTATTACTTATGCAGTTATTATGCTATTTAATATGATTATGATTGAAAAGATTCTGTCCAATATTAAACAGCGAGATAACTTTCTTCGTTCTGAGCGATTGCATGTGATGAGCGAGCTATCAGCATGTGTATCACATGAAATAAGAAATCCACTTACCGTAACAAATGGTTTTTTACAATTGTTAAGTGTTTCAAAGGATATTACACCAAACGACAAAGTTTATATAGAATATTCTCTAAAAGAGTTGAATAGAGCAGAAAGTATTTTAAATGATTATTTAGCATTTGCTAAGCCACAATCCGTCCATATGGTTCACTCTACTATGGAAGAGGAGCTCGTATATGTAAAAAATATTATGATGCCATTTGCTAAATTTAACGAAGTGGAAATCATTCTTGAGTTTCAGAACACAGCGAAGATTAAATTTGACTCCAATCAAATGAAACAATGCATTATTAACTTAATAAAGAATGGTGTTGAAGCGATGAAGGGCAAGGGGGGGATTCTTCTTGTCCAAGCTGTACAACTAGGAAAACACCTTGTTATTACCATTAAAGATCAAGGGATTGGGATGTCTTCAGAAGAAATAAGTCAGTTAGGGAAGCCTTATTACTCGAATAAAAAAGAAGGAACTGGTCTTGGTATGCTGATGGTTTATGGGACAATCTCCAAGCTAAAAGGAAATGTAGAAGTAAAAAGTAAGAAGGGTAAAGGAACGACATTTACTCTGACTATACCAGTTTAA
- a CDS encoding class I SAM-dependent methyltransferase, with protein MALLNPTLLAEWIEPHSFEWYNQLGKQQGEYAYSWNSTILKPNGEILFDEEVKKMIASKIVLDVGCGHGEFAIECSPIAKEIVGFDVTNLFIEQGKRKKPENVSFVLGSTKKELPFSEDEFDCAYIRKGPTSGYLALTKTIKKGGTVLGLHPGDDMDKELPILFPNLFQAKLPRDSTLKAIQERLKTANFEKWEIETVSNIEILHSPMDIINKRCFGQHPIVTEKIINENLKEITEIFGFHETNGLPITNSYYIVRATV; from the coding sequence ATGGCATTATTAAATCCAACACTGTTAGCAGAATGGATCGAACCTCATTCATTCGAATGGTACAACCAGCTTGGGAAACAACAAGGAGAATATGCTTATTCATGGAATTCTACTATTTTAAAACCTAATGGAGAAATTCTTTTCGATGAGGAGGTTAAAAAAATGATTGCGTCTAAAATAGTATTAGATGTTGGTTGTGGTCATGGAGAATTTGCTATCGAATGTAGCCCTATTGCAAAAGAAATAGTAGGATTTGATGTAACTAACCTGTTTATTGAACAGGGAAAAAGAAAAAAGCCTGAGAATGTCTCGTTCGTACTAGGTAGCACGAAAAAAGAGTTGCCCTTTTCAGAGGATGAATTTGACTGTGCATATATTCGGAAAGGGCCCACTTCGGGATATCTTGCTTTGACGAAAACCATAAAAAAAGGTGGAACTGTACTCGGATTGCATCCTGGTGATGATATGGACAAGGAACTGCCTATTTTATTTCCAAATCTCTTTCAAGCCAAGTTACCAAGAGATTCAACATTGAAGGCTATACAAGAAAGATTAAAGACAGCGAACTTTGAGAAATGGGAAATCGAAACGGTTAGCAATATAGAAATACTACACAGTCCTATGGATATCATAAATAAAAGATGTTTTGGACAGCATCCAATCGTGACAGAGAAAATTATAAATGAAAACTTAAAAGAGATTACGGAGATTTTTGGTTTCCATGAGACGAATGGCTTACCTATAACGAACTCTTACTATATTGTTCGGGCAACTGTTTAA
- a CDS encoding N-acetyltransferase family protein has protein sequence MEMRLANEKDWEQIKYIYEAGISTGNATFETSAPSSYEQWISKADKLCTFVMLHNKAVKGWCRLSPVSYRAVYAGVGEVGIYVHPKAIGLGIGNKLLGKLIASSEEQGYWMLQASIFPENKASIELHKKNGFRVVGYRERIGKHNGEWRDNLLLERRSKFTGND, from the coding sequence ATGGAAATGAGGCTAGCAAACGAAAAAGATTGGGAGCAAATCAAGTATATTTATGAAGCAGGTATTTCTACTGGTAACGCAACCTTCGAGACGAGTGCCCCATCTTCATATGAACAATGGATTTCAAAAGCGGACAAGCTATGTACTTTCGTCATGCTACATAATAAAGCGGTAAAAGGCTGGTGCAGACTTAGCCCTGTTTCATACAGGGCTGTTTACGCAGGAGTTGGGGAAGTAGGTATTTACGTTCATCCAAAAGCAATCGGTCTAGGAATTGGAAATAAGTTACTTGGAAAATTGATCGCTAGTTCAGAAGAACAAGGCTATTGGATGCTACAGGCAAGTATATTTCCAGAAAACAAGGCTAGTATAGAACTTCACAAGAAAAACGGATTTAGAGTGGTGGGATATCGAGAGCGAATTGGAAAGCATAATGGAGAATGGAGAGATAACTTACTTTTAGAACGAAGAAGCAAGTTCACTGGTAACGATTAA
- a CDS encoding MarR family transcriptional regulator, with translation MQPFFTTLKLISRPYSSKMHDLLMPLGLTEIQWGLIRILQEEGPSTFTDVAAYWRVEKPSVTPIAQKLVDQDLIYIGTGQDKRQKVMHLTSLGVLKYKEAKLIVEAFQRDLLKGITEEERKITERVLEKLLVNIKGR, from the coding sequence ATGCAACCTTTTTTTACTACTCTAAAATTGATTTCTCGACCATATAGTAGCAAAATGCATGATTTATTGATGCCTCTAGGCTTAACAGAAATACAGTGGGGACTGATACGTATTTTGCAAGAAGAGGGACCTTCAACCTTTACGGATGTAGCAGCTTATTGGAGAGTAGAAAAGCCGTCCGTAACTCCGATTGCTCAAAAGCTAGTAGATCAAGACCTAATCTACATAGGTACAGGTCAGGATAAGCGACAAAAAGTAATGCATTTAACAAGTCTAGGTGTTTTGAAATATAAGGAGGCTAAATTAATAGTAGAAGCCTTTCAAAGGGACTTATTAAAAGGTATCACGGAAGAAGAAAGAAAAATTACAGAACGAGTATTAGAAAAGCTACTTGTTAATATAAAGGGAAGATGA
- a CDS encoding MFS transporter, with protein MAVIKEKLWTKEFLFISLINFIITLMFYLLIVTIASYAQSEYGATTSTAGLVSSIFIIGSLIGRLGAGRVIGNIGTQKTLWIGLLFFTITSALYFATFNIGLLIVNRLLQGIAVGIAGTATGTIIAQILPNTRKGEGIGYYSLSAILATAIGPFLGILLLKMEGGFQWIFAMNVVLSVVCLIIYAIVKIEVPLPKFPNQDMEKSSFISKFIEPRAMPISFVALLIGFSYSGVMSFLSFYADEINLVSAASYFFLIYAIVVIFSRPFTGKLMDTRGANIVTYPCLVLFAIGMFLFSQATAGWMLLLAAALIGIGYGNFNSIAQSVAVKVTPPHRFGLATSTYFILYDIGLGVGPFLLGFVVPYSGYRPIFLSMVFLILVCIPIYYLLHGRRDKELLKIS; from the coding sequence ATGGCAGTGATAAAAGAAAAATTATGGACAAAGGAATTTCTTTTCATTTCCTTGATCAATTTTATAATTACTTTAATGTTTTACTTATTAATCGTTACGATTGCTTCTTATGCTCAGTCAGAATATGGAGCAACTACTAGCACAGCAGGTCTAGTATCAAGTATTTTCATAATAGGGTCTTTAATAGGCAGATTAGGGGCAGGTAGAGTTATAGGGAATATTGGGACCCAAAAAACATTGTGGATAGGACTATTATTTTTTACTATTACATCTGCCTTATATTTTGCGACTTTTAATATCGGACTTCTTATTGTTAATAGACTACTTCAAGGGATTGCTGTTGGTATTGCAGGAACAGCCACCGGCACGATTATTGCTCAAATCTTACCGAATACTCGTAAGGGAGAAGGAATAGGGTACTACAGTTTAAGTGCCATATTAGCAACAGCTATAGGGCCATTTCTAGGTATTCTATTATTAAAAATGGAAGGTGGGTTCCAATGGATTTTTGCTATGAATGTAGTGCTTTCGGTTGTGTGCTTAATCATCTACGCGATTGTAAAAATAGAAGTGCCATTACCTAAATTTCCAAATCAAGATATGGAAAAAAGCTCATTTATATCGAAATTTATAGAGCCTAGAGCTATGCCTATCTCTTTTGTGGCATTATTAATCGGATTTAGCTATTCTGGTGTCATGTCCTTTTTATCCTTCTATGCTGATGAGATAAATCTAGTATCTGCAGCAAGTTATTTCTTTTTAATTTATGCTATAGTCGTTATTTTTTCTCGTCCTTTTACAGGAAAGCTGATGGATACTAGAGGAGCTAATATTGTAACGTATCCTTGTTTAGTTTTGTTTGCTATCGGTATGTTTTTATTCAGCCAGGCAACTGCTGGGTGGATGCTTTTACTTGCAGCAGCACTTATTGGGATCGGTTATGGTAACTTTAATTCAATTGCTCAAAGTGTAGCAGTGAAGGTAACTCCACCACATCGATTTGGTCTTGCTACATCCACTTATTTCATTTTATATGATATTGGATTAGGAGTAGGTCCATTCCTATTAGGCTTCGTAGTACCTTATAGCGGTTATCGTCCTATTTTTCTTTCCATGGTCTTTTTGATACTAGTTTGTATTCCTATTTATTACCTACTGCATGGTAGAAGAGACAAAGAACTTTTAAAAATATCCTGA
- a CDS encoding cupin, producing MKIFRFDQQVGQKIHHYNSNFIMSKVTKIGSEAVIGCMHLEENGVIGFHKAVRPQLLLIVNGEGWVTGKEQTKIQVRAGDAVFWEKGEGHQTMTDTFLTAIVIEAKELKPEEFMPLKEVANR from the coding sequence ATGAAAATATTCCGTTTTGATCAACAGGTTGGACAGAAAATCCATCATTACAATTCGAATTTCATCATGTCTAAAGTAACTAAAATAGGAAGTGAGGCTGTAATAGGCTGTATGCATTTGGAGGAGAATGGTGTTATCGGATTTCATAAAGCCGTTAGGCCCCAGCTATTATTAATTGTTAATGGAGAAGGATGGGTAACCGGTAAAGAACAAACGAAGATTCAAGTAAGAGCTGGAGATGCGGTTTTCTGGGAAAAGGGAGAGGGACACCAAACGATGACAGATACTTTTTTAACTGCCATAGTAATAGAGGCAAAGGAACTGAAACCAGAGGAATTTATGCCATTGAAAGAGGTAGCTAATCGATGA